From a region of the Candidatus Tectomicrobia bacterium genome:
- the fliN gene encoding flagellar motor switch protein FliN translates to MARDDRMDMGLMDDDVDRQERSFEEIEEQRPQIPPELDFIRDIPMRVSVELARTNILVKDLIRLSSNQVMEMDKLVGEPLEIFINDQLVARGEVVVINDKFGIRLTDIVSPLENTAQR, encoded by the coding sequence ATGGCACGCGACGACCGTATGGATATGGGGTTGATGGACGACGATGTCGACCGGCAGGAGCGCTCCTTCGAGGAGATCGAGGAGCAGCGGCCGCAGATCCCGCCGGAGCTCGACTTCATCCGCGACATCCCGATGCGGGTGTCGGTGGAGCTGGCCCGGACGAACATCCTGGTGAAGGACCTCATCCGCCTCTCGTCCAACCAGGTGATGGAGATGGACAAGCTGGTCGGCGAGCCGCTCGAGATCTTCATCAACGATCAGCTCGTGGCCAGGGGCGAGGTCGTGGTCATCAACGATAAGTTCGGCATCCGCCTGACGGACATCGTCAGCCCGCTGGAGAACACTGCCCAGCGCTGA
- the fliM gene encoding flagellar motor switch protein FliM — translation MNQILSQEEVDALLQGVTEGEIDTAAGDEAAAGEGVVPYDLTSQERIIRGRMPTLEIIHQRFSRLFRSAISAMLRRVVDVALVSTDMIKFGEFLKTLPVPTSLHIYKMEPLRGFALLVLETKLVFSLIDVLFGGTARTQVKVEGRDFTPIETYIIKRIVLKLLDELRTAWRPVHELNIEYSRSEVNPQFAGIVPPSDLVVVVTFEMEIEDQQANLSFCIPYSMIEPIRAKLHAGFQSDRLEVDQVWLSRLQERIMDSEVALVSTLGKAKIKAGDLVRLRAGDIITLETDETDEIDIMVEGVVKFRGRPGAIKGQAAIEVTSLVAPTNS, via the coding sequence ATGAACCAGATCCTGTCGCAAGAGGAAGTGGATGCTCTGCTGCAGGGCGTGACCGAGGGGGAGATCGACACCGCCGCCGGCGACGAGGCCGCCGCCGGGGAAGGGGTCGTCCCCTACGACCTGACCAGCCAGGAGCGGATCATCCGCGGCCGGATGCCGACGCTGGAAATCATCCACCAGCGGTTCAGCCGGCTCTTCCGGAGCGCCATCAGCGCCATGCTGCGCCGGGTGGTGGACGTCGCCCTCGTCTCGACCGACATGATCAAGTTCGGCGAGTTCCTGAAGACGCTCCCCGTGCCCACGAGCCTCCACATCTACAAGATGGAGCCCCTGCGCGGCTTCGCCCTGCTGGTGCTGGAGACGAAGCTCGTCTTCTCGCTGATCGACGTCCTCTTCGGGGGCACGGCCCGCACCCAGGTCAAGGTGGAGGGCCGGGACTTCACCCCCATCGAGACCTACATCATCAAGCGCATCGTGCTGAAGCTCCTCGACGAGCTGCGCACGGCCTGGCGGCCCGTGCACGAGCTGAACATCGAATATTCGCGCTCGGAGGTGAACCCGCAGTTCGCGGGCATCGTGCCCCCCAGCGACCTGGTGGTCGTCGTGACCTTCGAGATGGAGATCGAGGACCAGCAGGCGAACCTCTCCTTCTGCATCCCGTACTCCATGATCGAGCCCATCCGCGCCAAGCTGCACGCGGGCTTCCAGTCGGACCGCCTCGAGGTGGACCAGGTGTGGCTGAGCCGGCTGCAGGAGCGGATCATGGACTCGGAGGTGGCCCTCGTGTCCACCCTGGGCAAGGCCAAGATCAAGGCGGGCGACCTGGTGCGGCTGCGGGCGGGCGACATCATCACGCTCGAGACGGACGAAACCGACGAGATCGACATCATGGTCGAGGGGGTCGTGAAATTCCGGGGCAGGCCCGGCGCCATCAAGGGCCAGGCGGCCATCGAGGTGACTTCCCTGGTGGCCCCCACGAACAGCTAG
- a CDS encoding flagellar basal body-associated FliL family protein has translation MAKAPEAEEGAAEHAQEGEGAPAKGGGGLMKLIIIGAVALVVLGGGGFAGWWFFMRSPVPAAAKVDAHGKPGEPAAGGAGMAGPILPLAPFIVNLADPGGRRYLKATIELELDKKEGEGEFKGRLPEIKDQINSALSTKTSQQVLGGAGKQVLKEELTARLNTILKTAKVKNVFFTEFVVQ, from the coding sequence ATGGCCAAGGCCCCCGAGGCGGAAGAGGGAGCGGCGGAACACGCGCAAGAGGGCGAAGGCGCCCCCGCCAAGGGCGGCGGCGGGCTGATGAAGCTTATCATCATCGGCGCCGTGGCCCTCGTGGTGCTCGGCGGGGGCGGCTTCGCCGGCTGGTGGTTCTTCATGCGGAGCCCCGTGCCCGCGGCCGCCAAGGTGGACGCGCACGGGAAGCCGGGGGAGCCGGCGGCCGGGGGCGCCGGGATGGCGGGCCCCATTCTCCCGCTGGCGCCCTTCATCGTGAACCTGGCGGACCCGGGCGGTCGGCGCTACCTCAAGGCGACCATCGAGCTGGAGCTGGACAAGAAAGAGGGCGAGGGCGAGTTCAAGGGGCGCCTCCCCGAGATCAAGGACCAGATCAATTCCGCCCTGAGCACCAAGACCTCCCAGCAGGTGCTGGGGGGGGCCGGCAAGCAAGTGCTGAAGGAAGAGCTGACGGCCCGGCTGAACACCATTCTCAAGACCGCCAAGGTGAAGAACGTCTTCTTCACCGAGTTCGTGGTCCAGTAG